One window of the Actinomyces procaprae genome contains the following:
- a CDS encoding glycosyltransferase, translating to MADLSSTAVIVVNYGSHELLETNLAPLSHGLPTGAGAPRIVIVDNLTTPAERAAVEAQARSNGWSTVLPDANLGFGAGVNRGVGAALDAGARTLVVLNPDATIAPDQLAALVAHVDADPMALVAPMIVDADDRPVFYGYRVDLTDGATRSPRASLIAGHRHAEWLTGACFALSRSLWEATGGLAEDYFLYWEDVDFSLRVLQAGGRLLNDTDIVARHVEGGTQRPGRAASDGAPARPASAAGTTAGRWPGEPRHSATYYYWNVRNRLLLGTRWARREELARWVRLTPQESWRILLRGGRRQLLTHPTSTLVPALRGAIDGLRLVHRERFTQRERPNDR from the coding sequence ATGGCAGACCTCTCCTCCACGGCAGTCATAGTTGTCAACTACGGCTCGCACGAGCTGCTGGAGACGAATCTTGCTCCGCTGTCCCATGGCCTGCCCACGGGTGCCGGAGCGCCTCGGATCGTGATCGTGGACAACCTGACGACGCCGGCGGAGCGAGCCGCCGTCGAAGCCCAGGCCCGCTCCAACGGCTGGAGCACGGTTCTGCCCGACGCCAACCTCGGCTTCGGGGCCGGTGTGAACCGGGGAGTCGGGGCGGCGCTCGACGCAGGCGCCCGCACGCTGGTAGTCCTCAACCCGGACGCGACCATCGCCCCCGATCAGCTTGCCGCCCTGGTGGCGCATGTGGACGCGGACCCGATGGCGCTCGTCGCCCCCATGATCGTCGACGCCGATGATCGCCCCGTCTTCTACGGCTACCGCGTGGACCTCACCGATGGCGCCACCCGCTCCCCGCGCGCGTCCCTGATCGCGGGGCACCGTCACGCGGAGTGGCTGACCGGTGCCTGCTTCGCACTGTCCCGCAGCCTGTGGGAGGCGACCGGCGGCCTGGCGGAGGACTACTTCCTGTACTGGGAGGACGTCGACTTCTCCCTGCGCGTGCTTCAGGCCGGCGGCCGTCTGCTCAACGACACCGACATCGTCGCCCGCCATGTGGAGGGCGGCACGCAGCGCCCCGGACGGGCCGCGTCCGACGGCGCACCTGCGCGCCCCGCCTCCGCAGCGGGCACCACGGCGGGCAGGTGGCCGGGCGAGCCGCGTCACTCGGCCACCTACTACTACTGGAACGTGCGCAACCGCCTGCTACTGGGCACCCGCTGGGCACGCCGCGAGGAGCTCGCCCGCTGGGTGCGACTCACGCCCCAGGAGTCCTGGCGGATCCTCCTGCGCGGTGGCCGCCGCCAGCTGCTCACCCACCCCACCAGCACCCTGGTGCCCGCCTTGCGCGGGGCGATCGACGGGCTGCGGCTCGT
- a CDS encoding glycosyltransferase family 2 protein codes for MSADPLTIDVAVCTYRRPERVVGLLPRLLAQLQELPGADARVVVVDNDAAGSARARILADGGLCADGPVHVVVESTPGLAAARNRALSEAVERDLLVFIDDDELPGDGWLTSLVETYRQTGAAGVTGPVESVFERRPDPWVAAAPVFRRTRRPTGTPVRSAATNNLLLDMAAVRRLGLEFDQRFAFTGGEDTFFTRALTAHSGTLAWCDEAVVTEAVPPERATREWVLTRARRNAETWAWVRLLDTSGWRRVARRLEYTARGAVLWLVGSARALAFRGGDGDRQAQRAQHEYRAAGGRGILRAALRGPATAPYARTR; via the coding sequence ATGTCCGCAGACCCGCTCACCATTGACGTGGCGGTGTGTACTTACAGGCGCCCCGAGCGCGTGGTCGGACTGTTGCCGCGGCTGCTTGCGCAACTCCAGGAGCTGCCGGGGGCCGATGCCCGGGTGGTGGTCGTGGACAATGACGCGGCAGGCTCCGCCCGTGCGCGCATCCTGGCCGACGGCGGATTATGCGCGGACGGGCCCGTGCACGTGGTGGTGGAGTCGACGCCGGGCCTGGCGGCGGCGCGTAATCGTGCGCTGAGCGAGGCCGTTGAGCGCGACCTGCTGGTCTTCATCGACGACGACGAGCTGCCGGGCGACGGATGGCTCACCTCCCTCGTGGAAACCTACCGGCAAACCGGCGCGGCCGGGGTGACGGGACCGGTGGAGTCGGTCTTCGAGCGGCGGCCCGATCCGTGGGTGGCCGCTGCCCCCGTGTTCCGCAGGACGCGGCGTCCTACAGGAACGCCCGTTCGCAGTGCGGCCACCAATAACCTGCTGCTGGACATGGCGGCCGTGCGCCGCCTGGGTCTCGAGTTCGATCAGCGCTTCGCCTTCACCGGCGGGGAGGACACCTTCTTCACCCGCGCATTGACCGCCCACTCCGGCACGCTCGCATGGTGCGATGAGGCGGTGGTGACGGAGGCGGTGCCTCCCGAGCGGGCCACCCGCGAGTGGGTACTCACTCGCGCCCGGCGTAACGCCGAGACCTGGGCCTGGGTGCGGCTGCTGGATACGAGCGGCTGGCGGCGCGTGGCGCGGCGCCTGGAGTACACGGCGCGTGGGGCGGTGCTGTGGCTGGTCGGCTCGGCCCGCGCCCTGGCCTTCCGAGGAGGGGACGGCGACCGCCAGGCGCAGCGGGCGCAGCATGAGTACCGCGCCGCGGGCGGCCGCGGCATCCTACGGGCTGCGTTGCGCGGGCCGGCCACGGCGCCTTACGCGCGTACTCGCTGA
- a CDS encoding YveK family protein: protein MYTDDILTLLWKHAPLIVIHITIGALLGLGTAVLGSPVYTSTASGLVAAEGNAGARSVTSANTIITAVMPTLAKIGTSNSVLTEVANSTGIDKGEIEHSISVSNTENSLIIEVTAQSSSPERAQKIAAAEIEAIRNIIGTLSVRAQEEASLTLTDIDTASLPASPSAPSRKRNSLYGAILGGAAGLIVALSINYSRRQTEEDDGRRAPTTSRKSALPGMVDPGKRA from the coding sequence ATGTACACAGACGATATTCTGACTTTGCTGTGGAAACACGCCCCCCTCATCGTCATCCACATAACCATCGGGGCACTGCTCGGCCTGGGCACGGCTGTACTGGGATCACCCGTCTACACGTCGACCGCCTCCGGTCTCGTCGCGGCGGAGGGAAACGCCGGCGCACGGAGCGTCACGTCCGCCAACACGATTATCACCGCCGTCATGCCCACGCTGGCGAAGATCGGGACCTCGAACTCGGTGCTCACCGAGGTCGCCAACTCGACCGGCATCGACAAGGGGGAGATCGAGCACTCGATTTCCGTGTCCAACACGGAGAACAGCCTGATCATTGAGGTAACAGCACAGTCATCATCCCCCGAACGAGCCCAGAAGATAGCGGCAGCCGAGATTGAAGCGATACGCAACATCATCGGCACCCTGTCGGTGCGCGCCCAGGAGGAGGCATCGTTGACCCTCACGGATATCGACACGGCCTCACTCCCCGCATCCCCCTCCGCACCCTCACGTAAGCGCAACTCGCTCTACGGCGCCATCCTTGGCGGGGCGGCCGGACTCATCGTCGCCCTCTCAATCAATTACTCGCGACGCCAGACCGAGGAGGACGACGGCCGGAGAGCGCCGACCACATCCCGCAAGTCCGCCCTCCCGGGCATGGTCGACCCCGGTAAGCGCGCGTAG
- a CDS encoding bifunctional N-acetylglucosamine-1-phosphate uridyltransferase/glucosamine-1-phosphate acetyltransferase yields the protein MASTSPAAVIVMAAGKGTRMRSSLPKVLHRIGGRSLLEHAVVAARGLEPAHLAVVVRHQRDAVVAQLAEFAPDALPADQDEIPGTGRAVACGLAALPEDLTGPVVVTSGDVPLLDTATLRTLVSQHNERDDAVTVLTTVLDDPTGYGRILRDDDGSVTGIVEQRDASPDQLAIDEVNAGVYVFDAAHLRRALATLGTDNDQGEVYLTDVVAHAHREGRATSALAVTDHWLVEGCNDRAQLASLGAELNRRVLASWMEQGVGVVDPAGTWVDVTVELARDVRLEPGVLLRGSTRIGEGAVVGPYSVLTDATIPAGAVVAPFSLLGSDLSATGNPV from the coding sequence GTGGCTTCCACCTCACCCGCCGCCGTCATCGTCATGGCTGCCGGCAAGGGCACCCGCATGCGCTCATCCCTGCCCAAAGTGCTGCACCGCATCGGTGGACGCAGTCTGCTGGAGCACGCCGTCGTAGCCGCCCGCGGCCTCGAGCCCGCACACCTGGCGGTCGTGGTGCGTCACCAGCGAGATGCGGTAGTGGCCCAGCTGGCCGAGTTCGCGCCGGACGCCCTGCCCGCCGACCAGGATGAGATTCCCGGAACCGGACGCGCCGTGGCCTGCGGGCTGGCGGCCCTGCCCGAGGACCTGACTGGCCCGGTGGTGGTCACCAGTGGTGATGTCCCCCTCTTGGACACCGCGACGCTGCGAACTCTCGTGAGCCAGCACAACGAGCGCGACGACGCCGTCACCGTGCTGACCACCGTGCTCGACGATCCCACCGGCTACGGGCGCATCCTGCGCGACGACGACGGCTCCGTGACCGGAATCGTTGAACAGCGTGACGCTTCTCCGGACCAGCTCGCCATCGACGAGGTCAATGCCGGTGTGTACGTCTTCGACGCCGCCCACCTGCGTCGCGCCCTGGCCACCCTGGGCACGGATAACGACCAGGGTGAGGTCTACCTCACCGATGTGGTCGCCCACGCCCACCGCGAGGGCCGGGCCACCTCCGCCCTGGCTGTAACCGACCACTGGCTCGTCGAGGGCTGTAATGACCGCGCCCAGCTCGCCTCGCTCGGCGCCGAGCTCAACCGGCGCGTACTCGCATCCTGGATGGAGCAGGGCGTCGGCGTAGTCGACCCTGCCGGAACCTGGGTGGACGTCACCGTCGAACTCGCCCGCGACGTCCGCCTGGAGCCCGGCGTGCTGCTGCGCGGGTCCACCCGCATCGGTGAGGGCGCCGTCGTCGGCCCCTACTCGGTGCTGACGGACGCCACCATTCCGGCGGGCGCCGTCGTCGCCCCCTTCAGCCTGCTCGGATCGGACCTGTCAGCCACCGGGAACCCGGTCTGA
- a CDS encoding ribose-phosphate diphosphokinase: MTGIITKGEKRLVIASGRAHPQLAQDVASELGTEVLSSTAYDFANGETYVRFNESVRGCDVFVMQSHGDRVNDWLMEQLIMVDALKRASAKRITVVAPFYPYARQDKKHLGREPISGRLVADLYKTAGADRIMSVDLHSSQEQGFFDGPWDHLWAQPVLVDYIRRRVDLSATAVVSPDAGRIRVAERWANALGGVPLAFVHKTRDVTRPNESVANRVVGDVEGRSCVLVDDMIDTGGTIAKAVQVLLASGAKDVIVAATHGVLSGPAVERLSSCGAREVVVTDTLPIAPGKRFDSLTVLPIAPLLARAIKAVFDDGSVTSLFES, encoded by the coding sequence ATGACCGGCATCATCACCAAGGGAGAGAAGCGGCTCGTCATCGCCTCGGGCCGGGCTCACCCGCAGCTCGCCCAGGACGTGGCCTCGGAGCTCGGCACCGAGGTGCTGTCCTCCACCGCTTACGACTTCGCCAACGGTGAGACCTACGTACGCTTCAACGAGTCGGTGCGCGGCTGCGACGTGTTCGTCATGCAGTCCCACGGTGATCGCGTCAACGACTGGCTCATGGAGCAGCTCATCATGGTGGACGCGCTCAAGCGCGCCTCCGCCAAGCGCATCACGGTGGTCGCCCCCTTCTACCCCTACGCCCGCCAGGACAAGAAGCACCTGGGGCGTGAGCCCATCTCCGGGCGGCTGGTCGCAGACCTGTACAAGACCGCCGGCGCCGACCGCATCATGAGCGTGGACCTGCACTCCAGCCAGGAGCAGGGCTTCTTCGACGGTCCCTGGGACCACTTGTGGGCGCAGCCGGTACTGGTGGACTACATCCGCAGGCGGGTCGACCTGTCCGCCACCGCCGTGGTCTCCCCGGACGCCGGGCGCATCCGCGTCGCCGAGCGCTGGGCGAACGCCCTGGGCGGAGTGCCGCTGGCATTCGTGCACAAGACCCGCGACGTCACCCGTCCCAACGAGTCTGTGGCCAACCGCGTGGTAGGTGACGTGGAGGGGCGCTCCTGCGTGCTCGTGGATGACATGATCGACACCGGCGGCACCATCGCCAAGGCCGTGCAGGTGCTGCTCGCCTCCGGCGCCAAGGACGTCATCGTCGCCGCCACGCACGGCGTGCTCTCCGGCCCCGCGGTCGAGCGCCTGTCGAGCTGCGGTGCGCGCGAGGTCGTGGTCACCGACACCCTCCCCATCGCGCCTGGCAAGCGCTTCGACTCCCTGACAGTGCTGCCGATCGCACCGCTGCTGGCGCGGGCCATCAAGGCCGTGTTCGACGACGGCTCGGTGACCAGTCTGTTCGAGTCGTGA
- a CDS encoding LamG-like jellyroll fold domain-containing protein, protein MAQPLPTVQVDGVVWDQLVVGDVVYVVGQFSNARPAGSAAGRNETPRLNMLAYDLRSGELIEDFAPELNNAGRSLALSPDKTTLYVAGSFDKVNGEWHGRVAAFDLTAGYGTLISSFRPMFSTTVNDIAVSDTAVYAGGAFKAVNGVARTKLAAVDASTGRTLDWAPSAEGDNSQVYSVALSPDGSKVVAAGSFQTLNGSSNPGYGLALLSAADGALLPAPVNGHIRNGGRNAAINDIAVDESGFYGVGWSQNQKQGRLEGAFKADWDGNLSWVEPCHGDSYSILPGGDQVYVTNHAHSCETIYGFPDVTWKQNGQTQTKYYRAMAFTNNGDVQVRYQGTGGYYDWTGYSSPDIIDWYPDLTAGTFTGMGQAAYDVTVSEDGQYLLMGGEFVRANGAVQQGLVRYARRDTGTGNPPEGSGSDLAFQARTTTTGVSFSFTPTWDRDDSSLTYSVYRDEETNPVASTTVSDRHWSLSGRTLRDSDAPAGEHSYRLVVTDPAGNTLSTDPVTVTVGNAQGISAYDQYTLDLGATHLWTFDETEGNVLEDIVGNASMTIAHGVTLGSAGARSGSTGVTLAGYSSGVATSSATDRDIQTFTLETWVRTSSRRGGAIIGYSSGSMRDRMLYMDTSGRIRFGVYPGATKAVTSTRRYNDNRWHHVVASLGAQGQRLYVDGVEVASDPGVTSAQSFFGNWTLGVGTTSGWPGSSSSGVLAATVDGAAVYPTQLSAEQVAAHYALNEAKAPTASFSAEAVDYTVTVDGTGSSVPDGAIASWSWEFGDGHTADGATATHTYAEAGTYTIRLTVTSNAGAVAATTQQVTVGPQDPNLAIDAFDRNVGNGWGAAAVGGAWSVNPASRFSVADGTGTILLNRQGSTSTATLTQVSSDSTELSASYTLGEQPTGGGVYASFAVRSIGANSYNLKLHSNARGVHVASITAVTPAGERTLGSVRVPGDWTPGDEIHLRVRAEGTAPTQLSAKAWVGDAEPEGWQLNASDGTEELQAAGAVGLRVYTSASATSTAGTFQLNDFSVRRADVLG, encoded by the coding sequence TTGGCCCAGCCGCTGCCCACCGTTCAGGTGGACGGCGTCGTCTGGGACCAGCTTGTTGTCGGTGACGTCGTATACGTCGTGGGCCAGTTCAGCAATGCGCGTCCAGCCGGGTCCGCCGCCGGCCGGAATGAGACGCCTCGTCTCAACATGCTCGCCTATGATCTGCGAAGCGGTGAGTTGATCGAGGACTTCGCGCCCGAGCTCAACAATGCGGGTCGGTCCCTGGCGCTGTCCCCGGACAAAACAACTCTGTATGTGGCAGGATCCTTCGACAAGGTCAACGGTGAATGGCACGGGCGCGTCGCCGCGTTCGACCTGACGGCGGGGTACGGCACCCTGATCTCCTCGTTCCGCCCCATGTTCTCAACCACGGTCAACGACATCGCCGTCTCGGACACGGCCGTCTACGCGGGCGGGGCCTTCAAGGCCGTCAACGGGGTGGCCCGCACCAAGCTCGCGGCGGTGGACGCCAGCACCGGAAGGACCCTCGACTGGGCGCCGAGCGCGGAGGGGGACAACTCCCAGGTCTACTCCGTGGCGCTGTCGCCCGATGGCAGCAAGGTCGTGGCGGCCGGGTCGTTCCAGACGCTGAATGGCTCCTCGAACCCCGGCTATGGCCTGGCTCTTTTGAGTGCGGCCGATGGCGCGCTGCTCCCGGCGCCGGTCAATGGCCATATCCGTAACGGTGGCCGCAATGCTGCCATCAACGATATTGCCGTCGATGAGAGCGGCTTCTACGGCGTCGGTTGGTCCCAGAACCAGAAGCAGGGGAGGCTCGAAGGCGCATTTAAGGCGGACTGGGACGGCAATCTCAGCTGGGTCGAGCCCTGCCACGGCGACTCCTACTCGATCCTTCCCGGCGGGGACCAGGTATACGTGACCAACCACGCACACTCGTGCGAGACCATCTATGGCTTCCCGGATGTCACCTGGAAGCAGAATGGCCAGACGCAGACGAAGTACTACCGTGCGATGGCGTTCACCAACAACGGTGACGTCCAGGTGCGTTATCAGGGCACCGGCGGGTATTACGACTGGACGGGTTACAGCAGCCCTGACATCATCGATTGGTACCCGGACCTCACGGCGGGAACCTTCACCGGTATGGGCCAGGCCGCGTACGACGTCACCGTGAGCGAAGACGGCCAGTACCTGCTCATGGGCGGTGAGTTCGTGCGCGCCAACGGTGCGGTGCAGCAGGGGCTGGTTCGTTACGCCCGGCGCGACACCGGGACTGGCAATCCGCCCGAGGGCAGCGGCTCCGACCTCGCCTTCCAGGCGCGCACCACCACCACCGGGGTCTCCTTCAGCTTCACACCCACGTGGGACCGTGACGACTCCTCGCTGACCTACTCCGTGTATCGGGACGAGGAGACCAACCCGGTCGCCTCCACCACGGTCTCCGACCGCCACTGGAGCCTGTCCGGCCGCACCCTGCGCGATAGTGACGCACCCGCCGGTGAGCACAGCTACCGGCTGGTCGTCACCGACCCCGCCGGAAACACCCTCAGCACCGACCCGGTGACCGTGACGGTCGGAAATGCGCAGGGGATCTCCGCCTACGACCAGTACACCCTGGATCTGGGCGCCACCCACCTGTGGACCTTCGATGAGACCGAGGGCAACGTCCTGGAGGACATCGTGGGCAACGCGAGCATGACGATCGCGCATGGCGTCACCCTGGGCTCGGCCGGAGCCAGGTCCGGGTCCACGGGCGTCACCCTGGCCGGGTACTCATCGGGAGTGGCCACCTCTAGCGCCACGGACCGTGATATCCAGACCTTCACGCTGGAGACCTGGGTGCGGACGAGCTCCCGGCGGGGAGGCGCCATAATCGGATACTCCTCCGGGAGTATGCGTGACCGGATGCTGTACATGGACACCAGCGGGCGCATCCGGTTCGGCGTCTATCCCGGCGCCACCAAGGCGGTGACCTCCACGCGACGCTACAACGACAACCGGTGGCACCACGTGGTCGCAAGCCTGGGCGCCCAAGGGCAGCGGCTGTACGTCGACGGCGTGGAGGTCGCCTCCGACCCCGGTGTCACCAGCGCCCAGTCGTTCTTCGGGAACTGGACCCTCGGCGTCGGCACGACCTCGGGATGGCCCGGCAGCTCGTCCAGCGGCGTCCTGGCCGCCACGGTTGACGGTGCGGCCGTATACCCGACCCAGCTGTCCGCGGAACAGGTCGCGGCGCATTACGCCCTCAATGAGGCGAAGGCGCCGACGGCGTCCTTCTCCGCCGAGGCGGTGGACTACACCGTCACCGTCGACGGGACGGGATCCTCCGTCCCCGACGGCGCAATCGCCTCCTGGAGCTGGGAGTTCGGCGACGGCCACACCGCCGACGGTGCAACGGCAACACACACCTACGCGGAAGCGGGCACCTATACCATTCGGCTGACGGTCACCAGCAACGCTGGGGCGGTCGCCGCCACCACGCAGCAGGTGACTGTGGGCCCGCAGGATCCGAACCTCGCGATCGACGCCTTCGACCGCAACGTCGGCAACGGATGGGGAGCCGCCGCAGTCGGCGGAGCCTGGTCCGTGAACCCCGCTAGCCGATTCTCGGTGGCCGACGGGACCGGGACGATCCTGCTCAATCGGCAGGGTTCCACCTCCACCGCCACGCTCACACAGGTCTCCTCCGACTCCACTGAGCTGAGCGCCTCGTACACGCTGGGCGAGCAGCCGACGGGAGGAGGCGTGTATGCCAGCTTCGCCGTCCGGAGCATCGGAGCGAACAGCTACAACCTGAAGCTCCACTCCAATGCCAGGGGCGTTCACGTCGCAAGCATCACGGCGGTCACCCCTGCGGGGGAGCGCACGCTGGGAAGCGTCAGGGTGCCGGGAGACTGGACGCCCGGCGATGAGATCCATCTGCGCGTGCGCGCCGAGGGAACGGCACCAACGCAGCTGAGCGCCAAGGCCTGGGTCGGGGACGCCGAACCCGAGGGCTGGCAGCTCAACGCCTCCGACGGTACCGAGGAGCTGCAGGCCGCGGGAGCGGTCGGCCTACGGGTGTACACGTCCGCCTCTGCGACCTCGACGGCGGGCACCTTCCAGCTGAACGACTTCAGCGTTCGCCGCGCGGATGTGCTGGGCTGA
- a CDS encoding glycosyltransferase: protein MNTPTGQHPGPPGSVAVAVLTYKRPEHAAHIVPVLDAALSELDDGRRLRLIVVDNDPDAGAARIIKDSAVTARNRVSYVHEPRPGIAAARNRALAACEEDAVVFIDDDERPRPGWLPALVSQWEQTGAAGVVGPVVPEFSSPPDPWITAGGWFNHGRRPSGTPMPAAATNNLLLDTAFLRRNGLSFDLDFGMSGGEDTMLTRQIVKAGGRIVWCDEAVVADQLPAARLTRTWVRRRAYWSGNSWAAVDIRIADPGWRRHFARLRQLARGCVRVVGGLAKTAVATVMRDEAGSSRSLRVYERGRGMCAGALGRRRLPYQRE, encoded by the coding sequence ATGAACACGCCCACAGGGCAGCACCCCGGCCCGCCCGGGTCCGTGGCGGTCGCCGTCCTGACCTATAAGCGTCCCGAGCACGCGGCGCACATCGTTCCCGTGCTTGACGCGGCGCTGTCCGAGCTGGACGACGGCAGGAGGCTGCGGCTGATCGTCGTGGACAACGACCCCGACGCCGGCGCCGCCCGGATAATCAAGGACAGCGCCGTGACGGCGCGCAACCGGGTCAGCTACGTGCATGAGCCGCGGCCCGGGATCGCCGCGGCACGCAATCGCGCCCTCGCCGCGTGCGAAGAGGACGCGGTCGTCTTCATCGACGATGATGAGCGGCCTCGGCCCGGGTGGCTTCCCGCACTGGTCTCCCAGTGGGAGCAGACAGGGGCCGCCGGGGTCGTCGGCCCGGTGGTGCCGGAGTTCTCAAGCCCACCGGATCCGTGGATCACCGCAGGAGGATGGTTCAACCACGGGCGCAGGCCATCCGGCACGCCGATGCCGGCGGCGGCGACGAATAACCTGCTTCTGGACACGGCATTCCTACGCCGCAACGGCCTGAGCTTCGACTTGGACTTCGGCATGTCCGGCGGTGAGGACACCATGCTCACGCGGCAGATCGTCAAGGCCGGCGGGAGAATCGTCTGGTGTGACGAGGCCGTAGTCGCGGACCAGCTGCCCGCCGCACGGCTGACGCGCACGTGGGTGCGCAGGCGCGCATACTGGTCGGGAAACTCCTGGGCCGCGGTGGACATCAGGATCGCGGATCCCGGATGGCGGCGGCATTTCGCACGATTACGGCAGCTCGCCCGGGGGTGCGTGCGAGTCGTCGGAGGCCTGGCGAAGACAGCGGTGGCAACCGTCATGCGGGATGAGGCGGGCAGCTCGCGCTCCCTACGTGTTTATGAGCGCGGCCGCGGAATGTGCGCCGGTGCCCTGGGGCGGCGTCGCCTGCCCTACCAGCGCGAATGA
- a CDS encoding polysaccharide pyruvyl transferase family protein, whose protein sequence is MRILILWASLDQPNLGVRALAVGTRAVAAQVFPDAEIQVQGTGRGDAPTSLFLSRRGLLKERITGANGLFDWLASFDLVLDTRSGDSFADIYGLERLRNMSRFPEILHRLGVPLVLTPQTIGPFNTRRGTRLARRALNHARLVASRDARSAACAAQLGRPVDVESTDVVFAIAHQPVPETRDVILNVSGLLWGDNPHVDAARYRRDVLRLARRLQAEGRTLTLLAHVVGPDAAAGDNDRYPLADLRRELGDVEVIVPQGRDALEQVRDVVGSARVVLGSRMHACLNALSMGTPAIPLAYSRKFAPLLAGIGWQHVVELQGDDVVERALAAIGSPQLQEDVSEVRRRADRDLARFTDALGELL, encoded by the coding sequence ATGCGCATTCTGATCCTCTGGGCGTCGCTCGACCAGCCGAACCTCGGCGTGCGGGCACTCGCCGTCGGTACACGGGCGGTGGCCGCACAGGTGTTCCCGGACGCGGAGATACAGGTTCAGGGCACCGGCCGCGGCGACGCGCCCACCTCCCTGTTCCTGAGCCGGAGGGGACTGCTGAAGGAGCGCATCACCGGGGCCAACGGCCTGTTCGACTGGCTCGCCTCCTTCGACTTGGTGCTGGACACCCGCTCCGGTGACTCCTTCGCCGACATCTACGGGCTGGAGCGCCTGCGGAACATGTCCCGCTTCCCCGAGATCCTGCACCGCCTGGGCGTGCCCCTCGTGCTTACTCCCCAGACCATCGGTCCCTTCAATACCCGGCGTGGAACCCGGCTGGCCCGCCGCGCCCTGAACCACGCCCGGCTGGTGGCCAGCCGGGACGCCCGCTCGGCCGCCTGTGCCGCGCAACTGGGGCGCCCCGTGGACGTGGAGTCCACCGACGTGGTCTTCGCCATCGCCCACCAGCCGGTGCCCGAGACTCGCGACGTCATCCTCAACGTCTCCGGTCTGCTGTGGGGCGACAACCCCCACGTCGACGCCGCCCGCTACCGCCGCGACGTGCTCAGGCTCGCTCGTCGGCTCCAGGCCGAGGGACGCACGCTAACCCTGCTGGCGCACGTCGTCGGCCCCGACGCCGCCGCCGGGGACAACGACCGCTATCCGCTGGCCGATCTGCGCCGCGAGCTCGGTGACGTGGAGGTGATCGTGCCGCAGGGGCGCGACGCCCTGGAGCAGGTGCGTGACGTCGTTGGCTCGGCCCGGGTGGTGCTGGGCTCGCGCATGCACGCCTGCCTCAACGCCCTGTCCATGGGCACGCCCGCCATCCCGCTGGCGTACTCGCGGAAGTTCGCGCCGCTGCTGGCCGGGATCGGCTGGCAGCATGTGGTGGAGCTGCAAGGCGACGACGTCGTCGAACGCGCCCTGGCGGCCATCGGCTCCCCCCAGCTGCAGGAGGACGTGAGCGAGGTCCGGCGCCGTGCGGACCGGGACCTCGCCCGCTTCACCGACGCGCTGGGAGAGCTGCTGTGA